A window of Theropithecus gelada isolate Dixy chromosome 14, Tgel_1.0, whole genome shotgun sequence contains these coding sequences:
- the NDUFS8 gene encoding NADH dehydrogenase [ubiquinone] iron-sulfur protein 8, mitochondrial isoform X1 translates to MSCPRKPGVGSVASGASVVSPLAPPAVPGFPLGSLRTRGLRVLQVQRGARSQGACAGRCAPSASMESEITGKMRCLTMPMLLRALAQAAHAGPPGGRTLHSSAVAATYKYVNMQESKTDMKSVTDRAARTLLWTELFRGLGMTLSYLFREPATINYPFEKGPLSPRFRGEHALRRYPSGEERCIACKLCEAVCPAQAITIEAEPRADGSRRTTRYDIDMTKCIYCGFCQEACPVDAIVEGPNFEFSTETHEELLYNKEKLLNNGDKWEAEIAANIQADYLYR, encoded by the exons ATGTCTTGTCCGCGAAAGCCGGGCGTGGGCAGCGTGGCTTCGGGGGCGAGTGTGGTGTCCCCGTTGGCGCCGCCAGCTGTGCCTGGGTTTCCCCTCGGCTCACTCAGGACCCGCGGCCTCCGTGTCCTTCAGGTGCAGCGGGGAGCCCGCTCTCAGGGCGCATGCGCCGGCCGCTGTGCGCCCTCGGCCTCGATGGAGTCGGAGATCACTGGGAAG ATGCGCTGCCTGACCATGCCCATGCTGCTGCGGGCCCTGGCCCAGGCCGCACATGCAG GACCTCCTGGTGGCCGGACCCTCCACAGCAGTGCAGTGGCAGCCACTTACA AGTATGTGAACATGCAGGAGTCTAAGACGGACATGAAGTCAGTGACTGACCGGGCAGCCCGGACCCTGCTGTGGACTGAGCTCTTCCGAG GCCTGGGCATGACCCTGAGCTACCTGTTCCGGGAACCCGCCACCATCAACTACCCGTTCGAGAAGGGCCCGCTGAGCCCTCGCTTCCGTGGGGAGCATGCATTGCGCCGGTACCCATCCGGGGAGGAGCGCTGCATTGCCTGCAAGCTCTGCGAGGCCGTCTGCCCCGCCCAG GCCATCACCATCGAGGCTGAGCCAAGAGCTGATGGCAGCCGCCGGACCACCCGCTATGACATCGACATGACCAAGTGTATCTACTGCGGCTTCTGCCAGGAGGCCTGCCCCGTGGATGCCATCGTCGAG GGCCCCAACTTTGAGTTCTCCACGGAGACGCATGAGGAGCTGCTGTACAACAAGGAGAAGCTGCTCAACAATGGGGACAAGTGGGAGGCCGAGATTGCCGCCAACATCCAGGCTGACTACCTGTACCGGTGA
- the NDUFS8 gene encoding NADH dehydrogenase [ubiquinone] iron-sulfur protein 8, mitochondrial isoform X2 — protein sequence MRCLTMPMLLRALAQAAHAGPPGGRTLHSSAVAATYKYVNMQESKTDMKSVTDRAARTLLWTELFRGLGMTLSYLFREPATINYPFEKGPLSPRFRGEHALRRYPSGEERCIACKLCEAVCPAQAITIEAEPRADGSRRTTRYDIDMTKCIYCGFCQEACPVDAIVEGPNFEFSTETHEELLYNKEKLLNNGDKWEAEIAANIQADYLYR from the exons ATGCGCTGCCTGACCATGCCCATGCTGCTGCGGGCCCTGGCCCAGGCCGCACATGCAG GACCTCCTGGTGGCCGGACCCTCCACAGCAGTGCAGTGGCAGCCACTTACA AGTATGTGAACATGCAGGAGTCTAAGACGGACATGAAGTCAGTGACTGACCGGGCAGCCCGGACCCTGCTGTGGACTGAGCTCTTCCGAG GCCTGGGCATGACCCTGAGCTACCTGTTCCGGGAACCCGCCACCATCAACTACCCGTTCGAGAAGGGCCCGCTGAGCCCTCGCTTCCGTGGGGAGCATGCATTGCGCCGGTACCCATCCGGGGAGGAGCGCTGCATTGCCTGCAAGCTCTGCGAGGCCGTCTGCCCCGCCCAG GCCATCACCATCGAGGCTGAGCCAAGAGCTGATGGCAGCCGCCGGACCACCCGCTATGACATCGACATGACCAAGTGTATCTACTGCGGCTTCTGCCAGGAGGCCTGCCCCGTGGATGCCATCGTCGAG GGCCCCAACTTTGAGTTCTCCACGGAGACGCATGAGGAGCTGCTGTACAACAAGGAGAAGCTGCTCAACAATGGGGACAAGTGGGAGGCCGAGATTGCCGCCAACATCCAGGCTGACTACCTGTACCGGTGA